The Corythoichthys intestinalis isolate RoL2023-P3 chromosome 2, ASM3026506v1, whole genome shotgun sequence DNA segment GCGAAATACAAAcatcaatgacaaaaattgtcattgttttttccttttctttactgacaaaagtgaaagtcaataaaaaagtaactttagtcattatttattcatttatttctctttctgtttatttatttatttttttaattttagcactcctgtgattccatacgtcctgccataactgccacatacagtcaaatttttttatttttatgtgttaACAACAATGATAAATTTTACAATTCCAAAGGCAGTTTGGTATCACATTCAAACACCGTGCTGGCTCCTAACCCATTCATTAATTCTTCTTTGGTGGTAAATAGACAGCAGCCAACGGTATTTGAGCTGCATATCACCACCGCATGGACATATTTTCCGTGTACcactgcaatgcattgtgggatacAGGGAGCTCCGGAGTGACCATCCTTTTTCACTCGATCACTGAGCCCTCTGAGGGTCCATCTCACCAAGTTCACTTCGCTGTTTTGGGAATTGGAACTtcccttaagatggcggccgggaTTCAACCGGGGGGCAGTGgctagggcaagtgagcgagggctcATTTAAACCGCGATTTAAACACATCCTCGGCCCACAAACCCGGAACGGTTGAAGTCAAATTGGCGTGCGCGTGGCATGTGTTGCGACCTTGAAGTTTTAGCATATTGCCCCCTAAGTGGCGACGCTCCCTTAACTGTGTGGCCGCCTGTGGCAGGTCTGCGGATGATGAAGTGATGGAGATGTTAGGAGGCCATGGCCATTGTGATACTGCGTGACTCTCACTCTGGAACGGCCATCTGTCCAAGAGGTCAGTTGCTAGGGGGACCATTCTCCTGCACTAGGTCTGCCTTCCAGCTGCCTTCCACATTCGTGCAGACACACACGGGTTGAGTTTTCTATAGAAAATCTAAGTTCAAATCATCACTTGTATCTGATTAATTCTATGTATCCATATACATTAtgtatctatccatccatccatccatccatccatccatccatccatccatccatccatccatccatccatccatccatccatccatccatccatccatccatccatccatccatccatccatccatccatccatccatccatccatattcTGAATTCTCCCAATTCATATGccctttcaaattcaaacacACCCAACAGGCAAACAGGCATCCGTGATTCAGAGAGGAATTTTAATGTGAAGCTGCTGTGCTGTATCATCAGCTATGATATAACTGCTCAAGCATGGGTCATAAACACCTTTAGGTATAAAAATGTCACACTAAGTGCATGCTGGTCAACAGTCCCATCTTTTTTTCATGGTTTAATTCAAACCAAACACGTCTTTTTTTCTGGTTATTTCTTCATCAGTGTGTCTCATCATGCTGTCATCCCCGGCCCGCACTTCCCTTCTGCTCATCCAGTGACAGTTTTGTTATTTTGGAAGTCGGCCTTCTCACCACGACTGCCTGATCGCCGCCTGGCAGGCCCGTGTGTCAAAGGTGGCTGCAGCAGAACAGACTGTGGGAACAGCCGGTTAGCCTCCTCTGGTCCCCTGCTCCCCAACCAGAGGGGCAGCCATCAATCCAACTCTCCCCCTGCCTCTGTACACACACTGCAGcacaaacacacaaatgcccaaccaaacacacacaagcacaaaAAGCCGACAACGCTCACACCCTCTCCCAATAATCCTCGGAAGCAATTTCATCTCGACTCGGGTGGCGGCCCATTGTCGCCGGCCCCTTCAATCTTTCCTTATTAACTCTCGCTTTGTCCCGCATCCGAGCTTCTGGACTCATCTCTGCTACATTCCGATCGGAGCTGCTCCCAGCACTCCCGGGCAACCTCCATTCCCTAATCCCAGTGCCTCCCCCACCCCGAAGAACTCTCccagtttttttctttcctaaACCTGCCGATCACCTACTTACAAAGTAAGGTAGGGGCATTAACTTCATTGCTTTTCTGAAGGCTGGAGTGTAAAGGCGGGGTGGGTGAAGTGGGAGGCGGCCACAAAGTGACTCCAGACCAGACAATTAGAACAATGAGTCGGGCCTGTAGGGTGCTAACTCGCTGCGTCACGCCTGGACGGTGGGGTATTTTGTCAGTTTAATGAATTGTCCATCAGGCCTGGGCTCCATCGCAGGCCGCGCACGGAGAGGCCAGCAGGGACCCAGACACTAAGTCGGTATTTATTACACTGCCTTTGTCACTAATTGAGCTAATTATCACTGACTCCTCAGCACTCCCATAGGCACCCCCCCAATTCACCCACCCTCGAACTCTTCCACCTCACTCCCTGCCATTTGAACTTTGCCTTCTCCCTTCTTTTAACATTTCTTCCATCTTATGTTTTCAATTGAACTAAATATGACTTATGTATTTCTTTGCTGCTCCCACCTCTAGAGATATATCCTGTAAACCTTCACAAGAGTTCACACCTGTTTCCTTGTGCTCTGGGCATAGTGGAGGAGGAAGATTTTGCGCTTTCCGATGTCATGTGGTTGGATGGAACTCTTGCTTTtcactttaaaaaagaaaaaaaaaaacttatttagtTTCCTGAGTGTAAGCCAAAATATTCATTCCAATGCCACGAAAGGTATATTTGGCCGGATAAGCCGAGCCATCTTCAGCGAAGAGCACAGATGCAAGGATGTTTTGTCAGCCACTGCTAATAGGATTAAAGATCAGGACACCCAGGGATGGATTTATATGATCACTTGGTGGAgcgtaaaaacaaaacaaaaacacacacacacacacaaaaacataaaGTGGAAACATTCAGAGCTTAACTGAAAAATATAGACTTTATTGTTCTAttattcaatggaaaaaaaacacctatATCACATGTTTTCCCTAAAGAGTGTCACTTCTTATGTCTTTCTACTCTTGAAATATAAAAACccttcaaaataaatatttcttATATTCAGACTGTTAAAAAGAGGTGTATTTAGTGCATTTCAAAACACAAGATGTTGCACTGTTCTGTTCCTTGTAAAAAATTGAATCAGCTACATTACTCCAgaaaataatcataaaaatacaaaacagtCAGAGTGAAAGTAATCTCATTTTCTCCAGCATTGACAGGTGCATACATCATTCAGCAATGATGTTCAtaaatatattcatatatttttgttatataCAGCATTTTGGTTCTCGTAGCCGATACACAGTATGATGTTGGTTTAATTGTAATTAAAACATTCAAAACTATTCTCAATCCTTGTGGTCTGGTTCACTTTATGGAGCTTTTACAGGGTCACATTTACTTACAAATACATCCTCTAGTTGCATAATGCTCAACGTAATCATAATGCATTTGAGTCCAGTTGCTTCTGTAAGATTTGATCGGTTCGCATTTTCATTGGCATGCCCCAGTGCCAGTTATTTAGTTTTTAGCGCGCTGAGGAATCTGATCACGGGTGAAATGCAGGTGCTGCTCCATATGGAATCTAAATAGAACAGATCAGTGTTAACTGCATGCGGAGAAGTAAACACCTATGTTTTATACTGGCCGTGACATTCTCGATAGGCTTTAGTAGTTTTTataaatttttttcccacgtttgtttataaaaaaaaaaaaagacatctacATCATTTGCTACCATGCACTTCTATCCCTGTCCATCAAATGTTGACATTCATGTGCCTCCAGAAATTAAATACTTCTCCAAAACTGTTGGAGACCTATTTGTGGGGGTGCCTGTGTATATACCTGCCTAAAACAAAACTATAAGTAACAACAAGACGAGACCACAATGATATCACGAAAAGAccgcaatgaaattgtggaactTATAATATCATGAATATGTATACCCtgttcatttgtttgtgcttttgTCTATAGTTTGAAATTTTGGGGTGATTTTTCACTACCAGTTCTCCAAGTTTAAATGCATTAAACATCCATTGCCGTCAGTAACAGCAAATGAATTAAGATCCCTGTCAGTTTATCCTAATATTTGCCTGCTTTATCATGTATAACTAGTTTTGCTTGTCACAGGTCTAAATTATCATCTGCAACGCCCCCCCAACCGACCCCTGATCATAAACACTGGTGTAAAGTTCGAGAACTGGTGCAGTTCAGGCAGCTGACGTGACAACACCAGTGGAATGTGCAGTTGCACCGCTCTGTGACACTCTCAGCCCGGGTCTCAAACCCACGTCCGCAGCAGAGCAGCTCGCATCCATCCAGGCCTGGCGAGGAGCTGTTGCAAGTTCTACCCGTGGTTCCCAAAGTGCCAGTTTTGCCATTGAAGGAGCAAAAGTTAGGCGATTTCTCAAAATAGACCAGATCCATGACGGAGGGGGATTTGTGAGAAGGGTTTTCTGGTTCCAGGTGGCGAGGGTCCGCTCGGTGCGAGGCGCGATTACTACCCTTATTGGCGTAGATGACTCGAGATGCACCGTCAAAGCGGTCCTTGAGGAAGTCTCCCACTGCGCGGAAGCTTGGAAGACGCATCCAACAGGTGCGCACTGTGCAGGAGCCTGACATGCCGTGACACTTGCATTCCTGCTGCATCTCTGAGGACACCGTCTGCAATGAGAGTGAACCAAAATCATTATTGGCATGCACCCCTCCCTGCAAGAGACTTTGCAAATTTCTCTGTCAATCGCTACCATTCTGCCAGCCTCGTTATTGTGCAGGTTGGTGAGGTAGCGCAGATCTCGACCTTTTTCACTGGAGTCCACAAATTCCCGGCTAAACATCCTGCCGAAATCTACGTTGTCACTGCAGCCCCCCCAGTGCCAGTCCGGCCCGCCGGGACCCCTACGTCGGTAATCGCAAGTACACGATTCGATGGCTCCTTCCGAACAGGAGCGAGCTACCGCATGGGTCACCCCAGCGCTGGTGATGGCAAAGACAAAGGCTGTCTCTCTGCAACCTGGAAAGACAACAGCAAAACGTGCTATTGAACACCAGTTGAATGAGGAACCTTGGTTGGATTAACTGTCAATCACATCCACTAGATACAGAAACACAGAAACTCCACACACAAAGGCATAGAACCCTCACTGTGAGGCAATAGTTCCAACCACTGGCCACCATGCTCCTATCCAAATCCCTTTTCTTCGACGAAAAACTTTATGAAAAGGCAGTTTTAATATGAACAAGAGATTCTGTTTCATCCTCCCCAAAGTCTTCCAGATCGCCTGGAGAGAAAGACAAGTGAGACTTACCACGGTTGACAATTTTGCCAAATATCGCCGGGCTGTGGGTGGTCGGGCAGTTCCAGCGGCGGTTACGGAACTGCCACTTGCATTCTTTTATGGCTGTGTGCAGTCCAGCAGTGACGGCGTGCAAGATGCCAGGATTCTGCCGAATCAGACGACGTTGACGACGACTCAGTAGGGCCAGGCTCGGGTCCAAGACCAACTGCACATTCTTGGAGTTGGTGAGAAGATTGGAGGTCGAGGCCACGTTGACGACACCCCTGGCACAAGGAGAAGAACAAATCAAATCAAGTCACACTGGTACAGTCTCGCTCCAGCAACAACAGGTTAAAGAGGACTAATAATTCAATTTCAGCCAGGAGAGGCGTTGGTGCATTCATGGATCAAAcacctgttgttgttttttctgttcAGGTTATCTTGATCAAAATGTACTgaaatatttagccattttaaagTCTTCAGGCCGTACTCAAGAAAATCTGCTCAgctgaactggaccatttccagTGAAGCGACATCAATTCCTAAtattgatatttgtgaatcaAAAAATTTGTGTAAAAGTATTTTCCTGTAATTGTTGGAtagcaatttaatttatttagtttttgccTTTGTCATGTTCACTATATCTAAGATAATTAACCACATATACTTCACCCTTGCAtgtgttcaatctgtttgaatcTTTCATCCGTACCAGCTGAGGGCAGAGTCTGAACTGcattacttaaaaaaacaaaacactaaaGGTTCATATCAAGCCTCATATGTCTCTGCAATACCAGCTGTCATTTTAGATGCAATTTTGTAGCCTTATTTAACTGCAAAGTTGCTTCCAAATCATCTTaaatattttgtccaaaaatggctcagtccaaaatttacaatgtaaataaacacataaaatgatCTCTGCTaacaaagctaaaaaaaaaaatctttgctgATGAGCTTGAATAGAAAGTTATTGTTGCTTAGCAACATTATAGAAAAATGATAAACCCTATTTATCTCCAATGTCAATAAATTCACTGACTTGAATTCTTCAAAGGTCAGATGGAGAAATTTGTAAACCCGTGTGGCTGAATTGAGCTAATTGGGCCAAACTAACACGTCACTATAAGAGTCTGCAAGTGGTCAAAAACCAACGTTAAACAAGttgccttttttgtgtgtgtgtgtgcgagtgtgtgtgtgcatcgTGCATGCACTCACCACCACCGGCCACTATTGTTGACCGCCCCGGTGCCCGAGAGAGACGAGACCAGCAGGATGCACGCGGCTTTCACTCCCAGCAGAAGTGCCAGACTCCTCATCGCGCTCTCGCTCACCTTGGATATTGACATATTTTCATGTCCTAATGTCATCTGATGCAACATCCAACGAACGGTGTCTTACCTCGGCGCCTTAATTGACTCGAGTGTGCGACGTGGAGTGGATGCTGCACTCCTCCTCACTGCGTCCCTCTGAGTGATGCTCTGCGCGGTGCGTGGAACGCGTGGGACAGTCCCGCAGACTTGATCCCCTCGGCGGTGACAGCAGATAGGCAACACATTCTTCTCTTATTGAGTGCTACGAGGGGGAATAAAAAAGGGATTTGCTGCTCACATCTCCCtctgtgttttttctctctcttcctCGGAGCCCTTTCAATAGGATTGGAGGGAGGGATAGTTAATGCTCTTCATAGGGCGCACAATGAATAAGGAAACACAACTGTGCAGAAAAGACAGACGAGGAGGAGGTGGGGTGGGGGAGAAATCCCTATAGTTGCGCATATTACTTGCGGAATCGAGAATATTTTCTGCTCCGTGTGATGTTTTGCTGCTGGTGCTGGTCGTTCCATTAGTTAACCGGCGCAATGTGAGCCTAAGGATGGGGGGGAATATGTCCTTTTAAATCCGCCAACTCTCCACAATATTTCCCCCTCTCCCTCTCACTTGTTTTGCACCGCCTCGAATCTAATTTACACTCCCGCACCTTAATTATGTGATCCACAAACAAGTGTTAATTTTTCTGCGACCCCGACGTGATGGAAGAGGAATAAGTCATTCCTATATACATATGGCCtccagacccccccccccccccccccccatgcacGTGTGATCCTATTTTAGTCATGTCCCTAAATTTCTTCATACTGGGAGCGACATGTGACACTTATCTGCTAATTTCCATACTCCCATGTCGAATAATCTCTATGATGACAGTAAAAGGAAGTGGTCTTTTGTAAAGAGACAGCAAACCTGCATTTTTAGTAGTGGGGTTCTATATATGAAGGCGCACAAACGAGGCTTCCTGAAGCAGTCATGCGACACCGAGCAGATTAGCTCCAATCCGGATAAAGGGGGGAGCCTTTTATATACAAATCAACTTCAAATCACTTTTTAAGCCACTTAGATATACACGCCAAGGCAGAATGCTAATGCACTTTTCATTGCCACAGTTTAGGGAATGGAAGGAGATTAGATGAATTGGTGTCACAATGCGAACCGTGTTGGGGGTGTGAGGGTTAATTTAGAGCTATAAAACTTGTGCATTTCCAGCGCCGGTACTGTTTTTCTCGCAGTTTAAAGGATTTGTACTGTCATCACAGACACCTGTTCGCGATGAAATATGCAGTACATGAAACGCTCAGGTAAATAATGATGTAATGCACATGCAGTCAAATTGAAGGAATCGCTATATTATTCCCCTATTGCATGCATTGTGTGAAATAAAGACTTTAGGATGACAAAGTGAAGTTGTCGCTCTGATGAAGGTGCTTGGGGTGTGTGTGGGGGTTTATTGTCTGTGAGGAGCCGCTTGCCTGCTGCTGCCTCCCTCGTACAGTGACAACGTCCCCCACTTCTCCCCTTAATTTCACATCCATCAATGACTCTTCATGGACAATCCACATCCTTTCTCGCAGGGCATTTTGTTGTTATAAAATTTCACGACTTGACATAACCGCACCTTGACGCATTGACGCTTGTGCGTAAAATAGCAGAGCAACTTTTACGCACAAGgaagaaagtaaaaaaaaaggtgCAATAGAAAGGTTTCTCTTTAACCTGTAGATTTTCTCAGTTCATATAGTACAATACAACTTTCAAATTAAGCGActtcttaaaatatttgaagtaactccaatgttatttatttaattttgatatttgactgGAAACAACATTTCCGGTGCACCAATTGCTTGCAAAATACTACATAAAAAACTAAGAAATATGGAATAATCAAATTTAACATTCAAAATCATTATgacgtttgttttttgtttataaaATTAAGAACCGACTCGGTCCCTCTTAATTCACATGaaacttcatttagtaatattaTCATTGTTAGTGACCAAATGtcgttttgttatttttgtcacatttcaaaagtttcaaaaaaaaaaaaaaaaaaaaaccatctaAAAACTCGCTTTTACATTCAAACCAAGTTCAACATATTTGAATTTATGACCGCGTTTGTTTACTAATCAAGAGGTCACAAAAATACCCCTGCAGGTTTCATTCATTTAACAGAAGTTTTACCGCTGCATTCAACAGTTAAGTTCATTACCTTGGAGCAGTAATTTAGAAGACGAAAGAGATCAGCATAACCGGATGGGTGCAAATATATGTGCGCCAATTAATAAAaagcaatattttttacatgaaaACTGTTGACTCGCAACTTCAAATAGCTACTTTGCTTGGGCTAttcatttgtattttacaaataggACTATAGTGtagttttttctgtttttaattgtttagtcaaGTAATGTAAAAGTGTTTCACATCCATCACAAAATTCCAGTTTCTGTCCATACGTTTTGCTCATCCTCAATTTTCTTTCATACCATCTAAATGTTATTTTACTGAGAGAGTTGTGACATAATACTAACTTTAATAGCGGCCAATATTTTGCAAACAATCGCCTTTGCCCCTTTCCACACGCCCCCCTCTATCCCTCACTCCTCCTCCCGCGCTCGTCCTCCTGCTCCAATGTGCGCCAGCTCCTCTGCGCTCTTGCTTCAGTCTCCTGTCGTTTGGCGCCGCCGCACTGACAATAAATCCCCATCCcaacaaaataatcaatagtGTTTATAAACACGGGAAAACTTCAGCAGCGATTTAATGTCACGGCGCGACAGAAAATGGAACTACCAAACAAACTGCGCTTGGACAGGTGCCCTATTTTGGCGGCAGCCTTGTTATTACTACCTGCGTTGACGTAAGTGCATTTAAGAGCTCTTCTGAAAATTACACTCAAATTGACGACTTTAGGACACCACTacacatttgtgtgtgtgaaatttGACTTGCAAAACGGTTATTTCTAATTGTCTATAAATTTAAATAATTATGTCAAACGTTCTCACGCAACCCGCAGAGGACGTGTGCACCAATTGAGTTTTCTGTTTATATCTTATTTAAATCTACAGTAAATCAATGTTTTCCATGGCCGTGTGAATTGTCTGTCCATCTCTCTCAATAAGGGTTACTGTAATGTTCCCGACAGGGTTTTATGTAATGACATTCTCAGCCTGAAGGTGGCAGGAGACCCGGTTCTAAACGCAAACTCGGTGTGCTTGCGCCTGGCTGGCCTCAGTAAGCGTCAGATGAGGATGTGCGTGCGTCAACCCGACGTGACGGCCTCCGCTCTGCAGGGCATCCAGGTGGCCATCCACGAATGTCAGCAACAGATGCGGGACCAGCGGTGGAACTGCTCATCCCTCGAGAACCTCGGCAAGCTTTTGTACCACAGCAACATCCTCAACAGGGGTGAGACTCCAAAAGTGCATGAAAAAAGTTCAATTTGGTCAAAACACTTTAGTTGTAGTTTCTCAATGGCAGACCCGCCCAcaataggtaaaaaaaaaaaacatgaaaaaggaaaaaaaagttttcttgtaAGTTTTccttgttaaagggatccacggatagaaaggcttgtagttcttaaaagataaatgttattatgagttaaaataacttgacattgaaacccctcttgaagttttcgtttttaaacaatttgtaaaattagtttaactagtaggtctccattgttgttgacgtcgcagggctgtggcatcacatggttacgctgccgagcttccagagtctgactctagcgacataaaaatgtcatctgttcaaccctttcaatttgaacccgagaggtacATTaacgagcatgacagcactgtcgatataaatgagcagcaaaagcaaaatgaacaggaacgacgggatgagacgagacgagagtaggaaaaaaaacagtgttctgccaaaatgtgctacactggcgaaatgtgcttcaagaggcgaatttgacacccaaagcacCACCGTGCcccttcagcttgttttgttcagATGCATAAAGACGGAAAGTACtacaaatgccttaagaaaatactgaaACGATGTAAAAATCAAATAAGGTTTGTTTAAATATAccacatgactaatgtggtcgacagatcaacaatctgccttaatgctaccacaagaaaacacgatgcttaaaagtatgagagggggaaaagtatgctgaggcaatgaaaatgtaataaaactcaataaaaacatactcgccgcttttaactgatgtgcgcatgtCTTGTACGTCTCGTcacgtagaaggaattggagtAACCCAGTACTTGTCGTCgattgacaatctacgtcatcaccccgagcttcCATTGTATCCATAAAACATGACGCacaacgtaggtcaaaacatgtactaaatattatagatttttaaatcaatggcaatattttatgtgtttgtaataacatattttagtaaaagagaccaAATGCGGCTTATTAGAACCTATAAGtatttaagtctgaggttccctttaagattgTGTTGTACCTTAGCTCAAGAAAAGTTGGAAAAATGTACCTTTGAACAATGAcccgcaaaaaaactaaaatttacCAAAACACAGCTTATGAAAACACCCCAAAGAAAATTCAAGCTTAAAATATATTGAAACTACTGTTAACATTGTAATGTGTTTGAGACTCGTGGACTTGTTTGTCCTTGATTACAACTTAAAACGGGAGGacattacagttgtggtcaaaagtttacatacacttgtgaagaacataatgtcatggctctcttgagtttccagttatttctacaagtctgatttttctccgatagagtgattggaacagatacttccttgtcacaaaaaacgttcatgaagtttggttcttttatgacttaattatgggttaacagaaaaagtgatcaaatctgctgggtcaaaaatatacatacatggatctgaaaaagcgaatcattgacttgaataagtcaggaaagtcacttggagccatttcaaagcagctgcaggtcccaagagcaacagtgcaaacaattgtttgtaagtataaagtgcatggcactgttttgtcactgccacgatcaggaagaaaacgca contains these protein-coding regions:
- the wnt1 gene encoding protein Wnt-1 isoform X2, with protein sequence MRSLALLLGVKAACILLVSSLSGTGAVNNSGRWWGVVNVASTSNLLTNSKNVQLVLDPSLALLSRRQRRLIRQNPGILHAVTAGLHTAIKECKWQFRNRRWNCPTTHSPAIFGKIVNRGCRETAFVFAITSAGVTHAVARSCSEGAIESCTCDYRRRGPGGPDWHWGGCSDNVDFGRMFSREFVDSSEKGRDLRYLTNLHNNEAGRMTVSSEMQQECKCHGMSGSCTVRTCWMRLPSFRAVGDFLKDRFDGASRVIYANKGSNRASHRADPRHLEPENPSHKSPSVMDLVYFEKSPNFCSFNGKTGTLGTTGRTCNSSSPGLDGCELLCCGRGFETRAESVTERCNCTFHWCCHVSCLNCTSSRTLHQCL
- the wnt1 gene encoding protein Wnt-1 isoform X1, with the protein product MLHQMTLGHENMSISKVSESAMRSLALLLGVKAACILLVSSLSGTGAVNNSGRWWGVVNVASTSNLLTNSKNVQLVLDPSLALLSRRQRRLIRQNPGILHAVTAGLHTAIKECKWQFRNRRWNCPTTHSPAIFGKIVNRGCRETAFVFAITSAGVTHAVARSCSEGAIESCTCDYRRRGPGGPDWHWGGCSDNVDFGRMFSREFVDSSEKGRDLRYLTNLHNNEAGRMTVSSEMQQECKCHGMSGSCTVRTCWMRLPSFRAVGDFLKDRFDGASRVIYANKGSNRASHRADPRHLEPENPSHKSPSVMDLVYFEKSPNFCSFNGKTGTLGTTGRTCNSSSPGLDGCELLCCGRGFETRAESVTERCNCTFHWCCHVSCLNCTSSRTLHQCL